aagcaattaaagaataagtttgtgtagaatacatggggccacaacaactgtagagtatgtatttacacgtagaatacatggggccacaacaactgtggagtatgtatttttcatgttaagtcaagtttcagatcaagttcatgtcaagtcaagttcagttcatgttttaatTGAAGTTATGTGAATTatactatgttgtacgccaagttatgctttaattacttatgaatttgattatgcatttatgcttttactgtcatccatgcatcattagtttgtgtggaagttttttgttaacttactgagatttgtaatcaaatctcactttggtagtcccaactaccattccccccgaatggtagatcttgttacaggacctgaaagagaatcaggagctgatcaactagacacagttgactaagcgacggtgcgacgtcaatgttaatatagtagttaacataaattactacttatacaatgaagttgcatctttagtactttttggatcataaccattttggactagtgttgtgatctatttaatgggtctttatgtatgaagtatgttttaagcatttgggatattttcaatttggtgcatagtattgctaaagaaaaaaattatccgctgcgaatattgcataatgttagatgcattttaggaacattgcatcttatatgtcatgaatggaggtaggtaaccttgtgttgtatgtctcgacgcttcaaatgtccgtccgatcccaaacagaatttggaggcgtcacacaTCATCTTCCAAAAAAGAGTACCTAGCAATGCAAAATTGTTTATACACAAAATCACATATCCTCATCTAAATACCTTTGAAATGATTGAAGATCTAGAATAAGAGGAGATGGATGATGCCTGTAAGTGAAACTCACGAATCTGAGATAGAGATAGATCTAAGCTTGCGAATCGCGAATCTAAGATAGAGAAAAATCTTCTTACATTCAATATGATTTTCCAGTACTTCATGATTTTCCTAAAGTTTtaattgaacaaaataaaatcaaaatccaaagaaaagaaacaagctGCTTTGAGAATCCGGACCTAGGATAGAGCTCGATCTGGGCGAAGGAGAAGGCAAGAGTCGAGAGTCACGCGGTGGGCCGTGAGTTGTGGGTGTGGCACCGTTGGCCACTCGGTGTGGCCATGGCGTAGCAAGCGCCGCTGGCCTGGAGGTTGGGTCTGGCACCATGGGACCATGAGTCGTGGGCGACGAGGCGTGTGTCTCGCACCGTGGGGGATTGTTATGGACTCGTGAGTCCGTCACCCTACTGCGTGGGTGATGGGTGTGACGCTGTGAGCATGGCATGAGTAGCACCATGGGCGATGGATTAGTAGGTTGAAGTCGAAGAGGGGGGGTAGCGTGAGAAGCTATAGGTTGAGAAGTGAGAACTTGAGTCGAAATTAGATTTGAGaggttgaaagaaaaaaaaaaaaaactgagggGCGGCGTGGGTTAGGAATTAGGATTCAAGAAGTAGGAACTTAAGTGTTAgggtttttttgaattttagttCAAGGGTATAaaggtaaatttaatttatctaaCTTCATGGTAACTTAGAAGGGTTTGActgtttttacttttctttctaAGTGATGGAATCTTTATCTAATCCCTCACATGTTTACTCATTTGTTGGTGAAAAAGATGGCGTAAAGGGAACATATTCAATATTGAATGATAGGCTTTATGGTAGTTTGCACCAAAGGAAAACCAAGTCGACTGAACTTGCTTTTATTCTGattctcaactcaaaatttcattttgatgtCTTTTTTGTATTGTCATGGCAAGGAATTGGATGACTATTGATTTATAAGAGACTTGGTTGAAAAAGGATAATGATTTTTTACCTTTTAACCTTTTTGTGAGTGTTTTTTCAGCTTATCAAGTTTCTAATGTGATTTTTCTTTCGTAAGGTGTGGTCTCTGGTGAGGAGATTTGGTAGACAAACTAATTAacgggaggaaaaagaagaaaaagttaatagaaaataagaaaattattgtAGCAGTTAGATAGCCAgttatataatagaatagatataatTCCCCCCTCTTCCCCAAGtaattatctctctctctctctctctctctctctctctctctgtgtatatatatactgcatacatacatacagtGATACGTATAGGTCAACTGCTGAAGGTAGTGGTTGAATTGGAAGTTTCCTGTACCGAACTCTCAccttccaaaaggaaaaaacGATACAAGTGACAGCAGATCAAATCATGAGATCATAACATTAGAGCCAGCAGCTTGTTAATGGTAACAGGATGTAGTACCGGGGAGTTAATTTCCAGGAAAACGAGAATGAAGAGAAAACAGAAAAAGCTACTGGAAATTTCTGCCTATATTAGGGGAAAAATTACATGAATTAATCTGAGTACCCACTAAAATAATATTGGCTAAGAGAGGCGCACGAATATGGATGGTGACATTTACCTACTCTCCATCGATCTAAAGCAATATCATGAGTAACCACAATATGATCATGCTCTCATTATAACCTCAAAATCGCAATATATGATCATGCTCTCTGTATCCCTTACCATTATCGATCCACCATTAACTTATATTGCTTTTTCAGCATGAAATGCATGCACCCCACAGTTTGAACTAATTTGTTTGCTATTAATTTCTAAGCTACATTCCAAtaacattatattttttctgCCACCTTCCAATTACCTCTAATGTCCACCACTTACATTCATGATTTATAAATGTAAACAGTACAACTAAGACATTTAGGTCAAACCaagtaatgaaaataaaattaattaattaattcttggtttcatgtatgtgtgtgtagaTGCGAAAGTCATCCATACGAACAGTAACgcgtctctctctctgttagttatttttattttatttttttaatatttcttgaGGAAGATTTCACAAGTCCGATCTCAAATCACAAGCCAACCGATTTCCTAGATATCAGACGAATCAGACGATCTATCTATCTCTCTCGATGCATTTCTGAATGAATATCGATCTTGCTGATCATTAATTGCTTACTGGCATGTACGTGGAGATTTTACACGTACCTTAATGCGTTTGCGTGAAGTGCATGCCGATATGCATTAGATCGATGTTGTTTAAATTAAACATCAACGTGGCTAAAGAAAAAAGGTTGAAACTTTGATCCCCAGCTAAGGTCTAATTACCATCAGCATCCCTCGAAATCTGAAATCAAAACTTGCACTTGCATGTAGATCTTGacttacgtacgtacgtatttTTAAGATgtgatattatataatttgagattatttattatattttatttataaatttattatgagATGATCCccctttctctaaaaaaaaaaaaaaaaaaaatcttataaaaactaTAAGGGTTTGTCATCATTCTCTAAGAAATCTTAATCCTAAAGAATTATCAATATTAGTTCCATCATATAATATGTTTCTATGATTAAGGTGGTTGTTGCATCTTTTGTCTGAGACAAGAAATATATCTGTCTCAATCACAAAATACTTATTCAAccaataatcaaacaacataataCGTATTCTACTTGAGGGATTAAGATCTCAATTGATGAAATCCAAAACATTAAGCAAGCCAATTTAGAGCCGTGTATGCCCCATTAGcataaagacaaaaaaataaaaaataaaaaataaaaaaaggaaaaccaagGAATGGTTGAATAAGATTATAATAATGCACCGAATAAGGTtattatactaataataataataataataaatgccgtatatatatagagaatagGTACAGATCAGAAGAGACTGGGATTCTGGGGCCCACGCAGAGGTGTGCCATGTGGAAGTGCAAAACCTGTTTATGCAAGGGGAAAGGGCAATGGGAAAAATGTGAAGTGCGGAAAGAGTGAGCGCAGCACTGGGCGCCGAAACTTATgcaaatcttttattttatttttattttttatttagaggcTGACTCTTTAGCCGTCACTCTCACGTTTCCGACCCCTACCTGCTGCACGTGCGACCGGCAACGGGAAGAAAAAACACCCAtcataattttcatctaaattatttataaaaaataatatttacaaaaataaataattactaaattttaaatagaaaaattaattttttaatgataaatttttattttatttttaaaaattagacatttattatttatatacatatttaattttttttaaagttgagaAATAATACTTAACCTGCAACCGGCTTAGCGAGCAACCGATAATGAGACCGGGACTGGGCTCGaactttccaaaaaaaaaaaaaaaaaagcaatgttTTAAGAGCGATGCTCTGATACCCTACTCGTCTGTAGTATCTTCGTTTCTTTCGTACAGACTAAAGAAGACTCGAATCATCCAGCCTCATCGCTCTCCCCCCACTCTCTCTCTGACTGATACCGTTTCATCATGTAAAACACCATCAAATCTCAGAGGAATCTGCTCTGCTCTGCGCGCTCGCATAAACCCAAGAGTACATCAATGGCTCGTTTTGGGCTCTCCCTGTTTTCTCTGTTTTCTTTAGTCCACATTGCTCTTCTTCCGAGCCTCTGTTTCTCGGCTGACCCCTACGTTTTCTATGACCTGCATGTCTCTTACATCACTGCCTCCCCTCTTGGCGTTCCTCAACAGGTTCATtttcaacctctctctctctctctgatgatttttctatgttatttttgtgtctttttatatatttcctgCTAGTCTAAACATGTAATTGCTAGGTGATTATTATACAcggtttttgaaatttttgtttttttatttcctaTAATTTGTGTTGCGTATTTTGAATGTTCTTTGCATTCGATATTGTAAATTGTTATTTTTGAAAGAGATTagagtttttttatttcctaTAATCTTATGGTTTTtgccttctttcttctcttttcttgattttttggttgattatttttgtttatttaaatcaGATTTGCCTGTGGTGAAGTAGTCAAAATACCGTTACAGTTGATGTTGAAACTTGaggcttgaatttttgttttttcaccGTATTTTTTTGGCTGAACTAGATATGGGAAGCGAATATACCCGCGAATTCATGCtagatttttatcatttttgtgaCTATTCTGAATCATTATTATGCTTCATTATTCAAGAAATGTGCTGGGCGGGTGTGGATTTCTGTGCATGTGGtgattttttttagttatttttcttaagttTCATTGTTTTGTATTCCCCTGTTACTTGTACTTTTTTGGACTGTTTTATATTCCAATTTTTATGGAGTCGTGAATAGATATGTTCGTCAGAATCTAAGTagcttttatcttttttcttccaaaacaAATGTGCAGGTTATAGCAGTAAATGGGAAGTTTCCGGGTCCAGTAATCAACTCTACGACTAATAACAATGTTGTTGTCAATGTACGGAATGATTTGGATGAAGACCTGCTAATGACCTGGTCTGTTTCAGCACAAGATCATTTTATTTCTGTctcctttatttttcaaataaatattatctCGGTTTTGTAGTTGGAGTGCTTACAAATTTGGATTAATCGTTGCTACAGGTCTGGAATTCAAATGCGGCGTAATTCATGGCAGGATGGTCTTATTGGCACAAATTGTCCAATTCACCCCAAATGGAATTGGACATATCAGTTTCAAGTCAAGGATCAAATTGGGAGCTTTTTCTACTTCCCGTCCCTCCTGTTTCAGAGAGCATCTGGTGGTTTTGGTCCTTTCATTATCAATAATCGGGATATAATTCAGATTCCTTTTACTCAGCCAGATGGGGACATCTTCATTATGATCGGTGACTGGTTTACCCGGAACCATTCGGTTAGTATTAGTTGTCAGCTTGATGCTTGATTGAGAAAATAGCAGTTTGATTGTAGCTTTGAGTTTACTCTTTTCCGTTTTTTAGGCGCTGCGGTCTGTCCTTGACGCTGGAGAAGACCTTGGTATGCCTGATGGAGTTCTTATCAATGGAAAGGGACCTTACCGATACAATACCACTCTTGTACCTGAAGGCATCCAGTACGAATCCATTGGAGTCGATCCAGGTAATGTTTTTCCTGCATTGATAGGGAAAATACGGttgaaccattttttttttaaattttgtttggttacacaaacctcttatctcatcattgtaattttttcaaactcccaCAAcacaaatacaataaataattaaacttttttgaatctcaaaataaaaataatattagaaaattatattgtaataatattttattcaatttttaactttcatctcatttaattggtAAACCAAATGAGGcctattttttttcccaatactGGAGATACTTTGTTTGTCACATCTTATCTGTTTCTATTGGCTCTTGGGTGGAATTTATCATATCTGGTTACTAGTAATTCCAGTAATTATGCCTTCTGAATTTGAATCAGTTGAGTTTCATATGGTTTCCTATTGCCCATAACAAGCTCACTCCTGCACAACTTTTAACATTTCTGGTGTAAGTTTAGGGTTGTAGGAGTCcgtatacttatatatatatatatatatatatatataattcacacATCATTCTACTTCAGTTCTTTTATTTTGCTGATATGATTTTCTTTGTTGTTCATGTTTCTGGCAAGTGGTTTCAGCTGTTTGAAGTATTAATTGACCATAGCACTATATTTTTCAGGCAAAACATATCGACTCCGTGTGCACAATATTGGAATTTCGACTTGTTTAAACTTCAGAATTCAAAACCATTTTCTGATTCTCGCGGAAACAGAAGGACATTATAcagtgcaacaaaattttactGACGTAGATATACATGTTGGGCAATCTTATTCCTTTTTGGTCACCATGAATCAGAATGCAAGTTCTGATTACTACATCGTTGCAAGTGCTAGGTTTGTGAATGAATCACTTTGGCAGAGAGTGACCGGTGTTGCTGTTTTACACTACTCCAATTCTAAAGGGCCAGCAACCGGTCCTCTCCCCGACCCACCAAATGACTTTTATGACAAGTCAAGGCCAGTAAACCAGGCACTAAGCATCAGGTCTGTTTCCATAACATCATGGTTCTTATGGAGTTTGATATCATTTGTAGCTTTCTCATGACACATCGCAAACGCTAATTAAGCATAAAATTCCAATGCTTTGACCAACTACCTTCCCAGATGGCACACTTAGATGCAATTCATGCCTTAAAATTTATTGACTAGTAACCTTTGCAGATGGTGCGATTAGATGTAGTTCGCGGTTTAAGTTGATGCCTATAAAAGATGAACTGCCCCCTTTTGTCCTACCTTCCCCTGTTTTAATTTCGATTTAAGTTTCAGTGGAAGTATAGCAATAATAACTTACTATTGAAGATACTTATGTTCGATTCTATTCTACTTAGGCAAAATGTATCTTCAAGTGGAGCTCGCCCTAATCCACAGGGGTCTTTCCACTACGGTTCAATTAATGTGACAGATACATATGTGATGAAGATTGTGCCACCAGTAAAGATCAATGGGACACTTCGAGCGACACTCAACGGGATCTCATTTGTTAAACCTGAGACACCAATCAGGCTCGCTGACCAGTATAAAGTGAAGGGAGAGTATAAGCTTGATTTTCCCAATAAGCCACTTAACAGAACCCCCCGGATAGACACATCTGTTATTAATGCTACTTACAAGGGCTTCATAGAAGTGGTATTTCAGAACAATGACACTGTTGTGCAGAGTATTCATATGGATGGCTATTCATTTTTTATGGTCGGGTATGAATCTTTTATATGCTTCTTCATTCTCCCATCACCTTTAAGGAAATATGCATTGTGAGAAATTGATTACCTGATTGCAGGATGGACTTCGGTGAGTGGACAGAAGACAAAAGAGATAGATACAACAAGTGGGATGCAATTTCTCGCTCCACTACACAGGTTTGCTTTTTAACATAACAGAGATTCTTTAATGACCAAAAAGTAGATATGGcggttttttctcattttcttgaaTCATGCATATAATTGACAGAAGAATTTAGGGATAATGTGACAGAAAAATGTTTCTTTTGGCCGGTGTACTTTTGTTGTGAATGAAGGTTTCTGTGCTGCTGTTTGAATCGTTCAGGACTAATATTGAAAGACCTGGCTGCATGTCTAGCGTTAAACTTGTTTGCTGTTGTGTAGGTTTTCCCTGGTGGTTGGACTGCAGTCCTTGTCTCTCTTGACAATCCTGGAGCATGGAACATTAGAGCAGAAAATCTTGATAGATGGTATCTAGGCCAAGAAACTTATATGAGAATTGTCAATCCTGAAGAAAATGGTGAAACGGAGATGGCTGCCCCAGGCAATGTTTTATACTGCGGTGCCCTTCAACACTTAGCGAAGTATATGACTAGAAAATTTTAgtggaactctctctctctctctctctctctctctctctccctcccctttCTCTCCTCTCGCACGCACATATAtttgatctaatttaatttcttcttttgcTGGCATCTTCAGGAATCAGACCAACTCTGCGGTATCAATTGTAAGGGGAAGCTCAAAGTTGTTTTTTAATCTGCTGGTGGCATTCTTTCCTCTGATTACCATTTTTAGCTAAGATTCTGCTGCTGCATTGGTGAGAAGTTCTATGAATTCCAGGCGGTGACAGCTTTGTCCTAGCTTTGTTGCAGGTGGGGGATGTTACTCTTGGGTCTATTGAAACATATTTAGTTTAGGTGCCCATACTGAGATTTTTCAGTACAGTATTTTGTGAGTTGATttcctataaaaatatatatatattttatggtttCATTGACTTtcatttcctcttttttttttttatttccttttccaCATTGAGCGTCCACACATTTCCTGTAATTTAAGTAACTAGGTCTCCATTATTCCAATTGCACCTTAAAGTCACACTCATTATGCAGATTGATTCATTCTTAATTCCATTTGAAGTGTTTCATACTCGAGTTTGATATATATCCTGAGAAATCATTGTGTTCCATGTGAACAATATATTCGAACTCATGGAGAAAGATAGGGTCTGGTGGTCCGGTGGATTATATACCATACATACCATGCCTCCTCCATAATTCTATTTGATTTGTGGAACACTTGTCATGATCATTTGAGTAATAATTCCTTGGAATATGGTTGGTCTGTGCTTTCAATGTCAGTTAGTAGATTAGTTCTCAAGTTGTTGCTCACATGCCCTTCCCATATGATTGCTTGGTGCTAAAGACTACatggatatatataaatatatattattattatttttttatagaaggGAGACGTTACCTCCAATTTTGTTATTATCTCTTTCTTTCGGTTGGGGAATATTCACAACAAAGCTTTATATATTGAGTCggctatatataaaaatatatatatacacacacattccTATAAGAGATTCCGGAGAAAAAAGCATTTTGACCAGACCCAGATAGCTGCATACTAGCTAATTCATCAGCCAAAAAACTCCCTTTCTCTACATACATGACTCATCTTCAAATCAACAAACCCAGATAGCTGCAAAATAGGATTTTTCTTCATTGCTCCTTTTTCCTCGCAATGgtaaaacaaaagataataaactattagtatGAAATATTGTTGCTTGGGCCCTTTTGGTTTTGGTTACTCTTACGATTTCTTCGTTCTAGCCCAAGATGGAGCAATTTGGGCTAGAAATAAATAGGCTAATTAAAACGGTCCCAAAAAACTATTTCTGAGCCTTGTGGGCTGATCTTGGCTATATACCATCTCAATTCTCAACAGTTCGAAGGTTGTCCGACCGAGGAGAACAATGAAGCATTTGAGCAGATCATGTcgtagaaattatttttaatgcaaCATCTGTTAATGTTAGACACGCTATATTTATTTGGAGGTCCTATATTGAACCTAAAACGCCACAGCCATAGCCACAGTTAATTAGGTGGTTTCACGAATCTATGTTCGGAAAGGGCCGgggaaaagaacaaaagaaaagaggaaaaaggaaatccTCCAGTAGTGTTCATCTCAAATTAAGGCCTCAAAACAATTACAGTTGTTGAAGTTTCTAATGAATGGCAAGAACACTTTTTAAGGATGTTCTTCTCAAATTAAGGTTTCATAATTACATGAGTTGTATCTTATGGCAAGCACGAGCACAGTACCATAAGGAGGTTCATCGCAAATTAAGGGCGGCTCCGTAATTACAGTTGCTGAAGAATCTTATGGCAAGCACACTTTAAGGAGGTTCATCTCAAATTAAGGGTTCCATAATTACAGGTGTTCAGGTATATTATGGCAAGCACACTTTAAAGAAAATCATGCATGTTTCTTGTGGATTTTTGGAACAGAAGACTGTAATAATAAGGAACATATCTAAACATGCTTTACTCATGCAGGAGAATATAAAGACAGCTAAATTTGCATAATTGCATTTGTAATACAAAGAAAATCAACGATAATATCCaacgtctctctctctttctcagaTCATACACTAGGGGGCTGGCCTTACATAGTTAGTTGCCCTTGTCTCCCGTAACTCTGATCTTATTAAAACAACGATAATAATTCTGGTTCCATGAAAGGATAACACTTTCCAAAgtgaaattaaagttgataagAATATTCATGCAGATAGTACCCGAAACCTTAATTTCCCCAGTGGTCAACATTAGCTAGCTAACAGCCAAAATATCAAAAGTGCTAGCTGATGATCGGGGTTACATTTCAATGGTGAAAactagtagtagtagtagtactaattaatattaatcctaatatatatatatatgcgggAGGACACAATTGATCTTaggttcttttttgtttttttatttttttaagcgtTTCTATGAGAAATTTGAAGGGCGGGGTAGTGAATGAAGCCCCGTTGACCATAACTTTTCAAGTGCGTCTCAAATCATCCAAGTAGCTATCTCAGGTATTATATATCTTGGATTGAAACTAATGGTGGATTTTTTAGAGGtaagaagaatatatatatatatagatatgtatatgtatatataatagcaCTCAAATGGACTTGACTCATGAGAAGAAGGTGCATGATGTTATCTTCCTTCCCTCTTAAACAACAATACAATTagtaaagattaaaaaataaaaaataaagcccTAATTATCCGGCAACCCATGTGCTTTTCATGTCATGCGTATGGCTGTCCTTTGACTTTGCAGGCactctgtctctctgtctctctctctctctcgatacAGAGAATCTCTAAATGGAAAGaggtaaattgtaattaatgtatACGGTAAACTTAGTCAGAAAGTATCACTGAGTTCttcactagctagctagctttttttttttcctcctagGATTCCTCGCGTTAATTCACTCTCTCATTCTCGAACATGGCCAATGAGTATGTTTTTTAGAACATTGATCATTGCTTAAACGGGACTAGCTAGCTTTCGGCTTGACCTCACCACAAGTAAAAGACCAATCCATTTAATAATTGTTCGAACGCTTATAATCGTCCTGGATCACTGGAAGTCCTTATTTTGCAATTGCCACGGTTATTAGGAGGAAAGAGTACTGTTGTTAAACCGTCACAAAATAAATCCATTTAGACTTTTTTACAGCGCATATTGTcgtttattttctctttggtGCGCGCTCTAGCTCCTACATATTTGCAGCTCCTTCCCGCCGTCGCTCaaactacgtacgtacgtggtaTATATGCATGCAGGTACCAGTTTCAATATTGGTTTTACTCGAAACAGAAAAGGGAGTCCCGGCTTGTTCTCTATTAGGTAGTATCTCTGACTTGTtctttctaatataataaacgtCGGAAACTTGATGCAGTCTAAAAGATGTTGAGCTTCTGTACATATTCCAACTTTTGCAGTAGAAGTTGGATATCATGTGAAAATCCTGAGGATCCATAGGGAGCGATGAGCTCAATTTGTCATCACGAATGGCGCTTTGTTTTTGAGGTCACCGATTGGTTTCAAGTTCGACTCCATATCTCGGTGTCGGTAATAAGAATGGATACATATATAGGATACATTGATCAGTTTGTCAAAATCTTTAAAacgtgggaaaaaaaaattcgttttggattttttttttttttttcctaagaaaGTACTGCATATTCCGTAATTACACTGTCATTCTACTCATGTGTTGATGAAGCAGTTTCGAGCCTTATAACCGGCTTTTTAACTCTTCGTTTTaactttctcttccttttctatCAAAGATACCTTTGGATCAACTCtggtttt
This is a stretch of genomic DNA from Carya illinoinensis cultivar Pawnee chromosome 3, C.illinoinensisPawnee_v1, whole genome shotgun sequence. It encodes these proteins:
- the LOC122303134 gene encoding monocopper oxidase-like protein SKS1, whose product is MARFGLSLFSLFSLVHIALLPSLCFSADPYVFYDLHVSYITASPLGVPQQVIAVNGKFPGPVINSTTNNNVVVNVRNDLDEDLLMTWSGIQMRRNSWQDGLIGTNCPIHPKWNWTYQFQVKDQIGSFFYFPSLLFQRASGGFGPFIINNRDIIQIPFTQPDGDIFIMIGDWFTRNHSALRSVLDAGEDLGMPDGVLINGKGPYRYNTTLVPEGIQYESIGVDPGKTYRLRVHNIGISTCLNFRIQNHFLILAETEGHYTVQQNFTDVDIHVGQSYSFLVTMNQNASSDYYIVASARFVNESLWQRVTGVAVLHYSNSKGPATGPLPDPPNDFYDKSRPVNQALSIRQNVSSSGARPNPQGSFHYGSINVTDTYVMKIVPPVKINGTLRATLNGISFVKPETPIRLADQYKVKGEYKLDFPNKPLNRTPRIDTSVINATYKGFIEVVFQNNDTVVQSIHMDGYSFFMVGMDFGEWTEDKRDRYNKWDAISRSTTQVFPGGWTAVLVSLDNPGAWNIRAENLDRWYLGQETYMRIVNPEENGETEMAAPGNVLYCGALQHLAKNQTNSAVSIVRGSSKLFFNLLVAFFPLITIFS